One Lepisosteus oculatus isolate fLepOcu1 chromosome 13, fLepOcu1.hap2, whole genome shotgun sequence genomic region harbors:
- the slc66a1l gene encoding lysosomal amino acid transporter 1 homolog, translated as MTPDFKPYTSVAVTSTRWILSCKKKKSVHRRVIYSPDWKDKLNLPEKLTPTMASVRQLEKVSPYVIRNGSSGLCVNGTPWVLYLLNECVDNTWEYWSVVIGLVSMLCFLLSTLPQVYEAYRHGRVEQAVSLGFLLFLLSGDLSNFVGCYLTNQLPIQIVTAVFYIFTDVILISQFLYYKLKNAKSQKNPWLKWICCVWCLAFTTVCSVLPKLLEEKKIENLNPQVNSTNVLEISGYAFGYLSSVFYLASRFPQLYKNFKRQSTEGTSYLLFALAMMGNGTYGLSLIVMLPALKGSEGVFILNHLAWLIGSLGVLFLDFFISAQFVLYRKQKYTQQNLLVLKKVPEVEPLLYADEEL; from the exons ATGACACCAGACTTTAAACCTTACACATCTGTGGCTGTAACCTCGACCCGGTGGATactttcctgtaaaaaaaaaaaatctgtacacaGACGTGTTATATACAGCCCAGATTGGAAGGATAAACTAAACCTCCCGGAGAAACTCACACCAACTATGGCTTCTGTGCGACAGCTGGAGAAGGTGTCGCCCTATGTCATCAGGAACGGTTCCTCGGGTCTGTGTGTAAACGGGACTCCGTGGGTCCTGTACCTGTTAAACGAATGCGTGGACAACACGTGGGAGTATTGGAGTGTTGTCATAGGCCTGGTCTCCATGCTCTGTTTTCTTCTGTCAACCTTACC TCAAGTTTACGAGGCCTACAGACACGGAAGAGTGGAGCAGGCTGTTTCCCTGGGGTTCCTGCTTTTTTTACTGAGTGGAGACCTCAGCAACTTTGTTGGGTGTTATTTAACCAACCAGCTTCCTATTCAG ATTGTAACTGCAGTCTTTTATATCTTCACTGATGTGATTCTGATCTCCCAATTTCTGTATTACAAACTGAAGAATGCAAAGTCTCAAA AAAACCCTTGGCTGAAATGGATTTGTTGTGTCTGGTGTTTGGCATTTACTACAGTTTGCTCGGTGCTTCCCAAACTATTGGAAGAGAAAAAGATAGAGAATTTAAATCCACAGGTG AATTCCACTAATGTGTTGGAGATCTCTGGCTATGCCTTTGGCTATTTGTCTTCAGTATTCTACCTTGCATCTCGATTTCCACAACTGTACAAAAAT TTTAAAAGACAGTCGACAGAAGGAACGTCCTACCTGCTGTTTGCGTTGGCTATGATGGGCAATGGGACGTATGGGCTCAGTCTTATTGTAATGCTGCCTGCATTGAAAGGTTCAGAGGGCGTCTTTATCCTCAATCATTTGGCCTGGCTAATTGGAAGCCTTGGTGTGCTTTTCCTGGACTTCTTT ATCTCTGCACAGTTCGTTTTGTATCGAAAGCAAAAGTACACTCAACAAAACCTGCTGGTCCTGAAGAAAGTTCCAGAAGTTGAGCCTTTACTTTATGCCGATGAAGAGTTGTGA